One Streptomyces sp. NBC_00102 DNA segment encodes these proteins:
- a CDS encoding stage II sporulation protein M produces MDLDVFATAHHAEWDRLEVLLKRSRRLTGAEADELVVLYQRTATHLSLIHSQAPDPRIEGRLTQLVARARSTVTGTRKASWRDVTRFLTAGFPAAVYRARHWWVPTAVLSTLLTVVIGWWIGTHPEVQAAIGAPDDLRALTQPGGEYETYYSSHPAASFAAQVWTNNAQAAAMCLVLGAFFGLPVIWILFTNVLNVGVGMGLMSSAGRLDTFLGLILPHGLLELTAVFVAAGTGLKLGWTLIDPGPRSRRDALAEEGRAALGMAIGLALVLFVSGLIEGFVTPSGLPTWARITIGIAAELAFLLYVRVLGGRAVRAGDTGDVAVADRGASLPIAA; encoded by the coding sequence ATGGACCTCGATGTCTTCGCCACCGCCCACCACGCGGAGTGGGATCGCCTGGAAGTACTGCTGAAGCGGAGTCGCAGGCTCACCGGTGCAGAGGCGGACGAGCTCGTCGTGCTCTACCAGCGGACGGCCACCCATCTCTCCCTGATTCACTCCCAGGCGCCGGACCCGCGCATCGAGGGGCGGCTGACCCAGCTCGTGGCCCGTGCCCGGTCCACCGTGACCGGTACCCGCAAAGCCTCGTGGCGGGACGTGACGCGCTTCCTCACCGCCGGATTCCCCGCCGCGGTCTACCGGGCCCGCCACTGGTGGGTGCCCACGGCGGTGCTCTCCACTCTTCTCACCGTGGTCATCGGCTGGTGGATCGGCACCCACCCCGAGGTCCAGGCGGCCATCGGCGCCCCCGACGACCTGCGCGCGCTCACCCAGCCGGGCGGGGAGTACGAGACCTACTACTCCAGCCACCCCGCGGCCTCGTTCGCCGCCCAGGTCTGGACGAACAACGCCCAGGCAGCCGCCATGTGCCTGGTCCTCGGAGCGTTCTTCGGGCTGCCGGTGATCTGGATCCTCTTCACCAACGTGCTCAACGTCGGGGTCGGGATGGGACTGATGTCGTCCGCCGGCCGGCTGGACACCTTCCTCGGCCTGATCCTGCCGCACGGCCTCCTCGAGCTCACCGCGGTGTTCGTGGCGGCAGGTACGGGCCTCAAGCTCGGCTGGACCCTCATCGACCCCGGACCCCGCTCGCGCCGGGACGCGCTCGCCGAGGAGGGCCGGGCCGCCCTGGGCATGGCCATCGGGCTCGCCCTGGTCCTCTTCGTGTCGGGACTCATCGAGGGATTCGTGACGCCGTCCGGCCTTCCCACCTGGGCCCGCATCACCATCGGCATCGCGGCCGAGCTGGCCTTCCTGCTCTACGTAAGGGTTCTGGGCGGACGCGCGGTCCGGGCCGGCGACACCGGCGACGTCGCCGTGGCCGACCGTGGCGCCTCGTTGCCGATCGCAGCGTGA
- a CDS encoding RDD family protein, translating to MSDLVTGDAVVLELRPARLPSRALAQVIDTTLLLIVFTVLSIVLGIATLTLDDAAVAAVAVASFLLVLVGGPIAVETLSRGRSLGKLACGLRVVREDGGPIGFRHALVRGAMGVVEILSTFGGVAAVASLVSARGRRLGDVFAGTIVVRERVPIDRSRALQPPPPWLGGRFAQLDLSAVPDEFWLAARSYVSRLHQLDPAVAHALGRRLADELAARTALPAPDGVAPAAYVAAVLHERRVREARRFEALRTPPAGRPQDRAPGAVSPGAPWGVPAPVADGATGWGAPASAPVVGREAAPVPPVLTGPPVLTAPGGPTGFAPPA from the coding sequence ATGAGCGATCTCGTGACCGGGGACGCGGTAGTTCTGGAACTCAGACCGGCCCGGCTTCCGAGCAGGGCGCTGGCTCAGGTCATCGACACCACCCTGCTGCTGATCGTCTTCACCGTGCTCAGCATCGTCCTGGGCATCGCCACGTTGACGCTCGACGACGCTGCTGTCGCCGCCGTCGCCGTGGCGTCCTTCCTCCTGGTGCTGGTCGGCGGGCCCATAGCCGTGGAAACGCTGAGCCGCGGCCGTTCCCTGGGGAAGCTGGCCTGCGGGCTGCGGGTGGTGCGCGAGGACGGGGGGCCCATCGGGTTCCGGCACGCGCTGGTCCGCGGGGCGATGGGCGTCGTCGAGATCCTCTCGACTTTCGGCGGAGTGGCCGCGGTCGCCTCCCTGGTCTCCGCCAGGGGCCGGCGGCTCGGTGACGTGTTCGCCGGCACGATCGTCGTACGAGAACGCGTACCGATCGACCGTTCCCGGGCTCTGCAGCCGCCTCCGCCGTGGCTCGGGGGTCGTTTCGCGCAGCTGGACCTGTCGGCGGTGCCGGACGAGTTCTGGCTCGCCGCACGGAGTTACGTGTCCCGTCTGCACCAACTCGATCCCGCCGTGGCGCACGCACTCGGCCGGCGGCTCGCCGACGAGCTGGCGGCCCGCACGGCTCTGCCTGCGCCGGACGGCGTCGCCCCCGCCGCCTACGTCGCGGCCGTGCTGCACGAGCGCCGGGTTCGCGAGGCGCGACGGTTCGAGGCACTGCGGACGCCACCCGCCGGGCGCCCGCAGGACCGGGCACCGGGGGCCGTGTCGCCGGGGGCACCCTGGGGAGTACCCGCACCGGTGGCCGACGGGGCCACGGGGTGGGGAGCCCCCGCGAGTGCGCCCGTCGTGGGCCGGGAAGCAGCGCCCGTGCCCCCCGTGCTGACCGGGCCCCCTGTACTGACCGCCCCCGGCGGCCCGACCGGGTTCGCTCCGCCCGCCTGA
- the ahcY gene encoding adenosylhomocysteinase — translation MTTVSQNQDFKVADLSLAVFGRKEITLAEHEMPGLMSIRKEYAAAQPLAGARITGSLHMTVQTAVLIETLVALGADVRWASCNIFSTQDHAAAAIAVGPTGTPEAPAGVPVFAWKGETLEEYWWCTEQALTWPNTATGGPNMILDDGGDATLLVHKGVEFEKAGAAPDPSTADSEEYAHILTLLNRTLGEAPQKWTQLASEIRGVTEETTTGVHRLYEMHRDGTLLFPAINVNDAVTKSKFDNKYGCRHSLIDGINRATDVLIGGKTAVVCGYGDVGKGCAESLRGQGARVIITEIDPICALQAAMDGYQVATLDDVVEQADIFVTTTGNKDIIMASDMARMKHQAIVGNIGHFDNEIDMAGLAKIDGIVKDEVKPQVHTWTFPDGKVLIVLSEGRLLNLGNATGHPSFVMSNSFADQTLAQIELFTKPEEYPTDVYVLPKHLDEKVARLHLAALGVKLTTLRPEQAAYIGVEVDGPYKSDHYRY, via the coding sequence ATGACGACGGTCAGCCAGAACCAGGACTTCAAGGTCGCCGACCTTTCCCTCGCGGTATTCGGCCGCAAGGAGATCACCCTCGCCGAGCACGAGATGCCCGGCCTGATGTCGATCCGCAAGGAGTACGCCGCGGCCCAGCCGCTGGCCGGTGCGCGCATCACCGGCTCGCTGCACATGACCGTGCAGACCGCGGTGCTCATCGAGACCCTCGTCGCCCTCGGCGCCGACGTCCGCTGGGCCTCCTGCAACATCTTCTCCACCCAGGACCACGCGGCCGCCGCCATCGCCGTCGGCCCGACCGGAACCCCCGAGGCCCCGGCCGGTGTCCCCGTCTTCGCCTGGAAGGGCGAGACGCTGGAAGAGTACTGGTGGTGCACCGAGCAGGCCCTGACCTGGCCGAACACCGCCACCGGTGGCCCGAACATGATCCTGGACGACGGCGGTGACGCCACCCTCCTGGTCCACAAGGGTGTCGAGTTCGAGAAGGCCGGCGCGGCCCCGGACCCGTCCACCGCGGACAGCGAGGAGTACGCCCACATCCTCACGCTCCTCAACCGCACCCTCGGCGAGGCCCCGCAGAAGTGGACGCAGCTCGCGTCCGAGATCCGCGGCGTCACCGAGGAGACGACCACGGGTGTCCACCGCCTGTACGAGATGCACCGCGACGGCACCCTCCTGTTCCCGGCGATCAACGTCAACGACGCCGTCACCAAGTCGAAGTTCGACAACAAGTACGGCTGCCGTCACTCCCTGATCGACGGCATCAATCGCGCCACCGACGTCCTCATCGGCGGCAAGACCGCCGTCGTCTGCGGTTACGGCGACGTGGGCAAGGGCTGCGCCGAGTCCCTCCGCGGTCAGGGCGCCCGCGTGATCATCACCGAGATCGACCCGATCTGCGCGCTCCAGGCGGCCATGGACGGCTACCAGGTCGCGACCCTGGACGACGTCGTCGAGCAGGCCGACATCTTCGTCACCACCACGGGCAACAAGGACATCATCATGGCGTCCGACATGGCCCGGATGAAGCACCAGGCGATCGTCGGCAACATCGGACACTTCGACAACGAGATCGACATGGCCGGCCTGGCCAAGATCGACGGCATCGTCAAGGACGAGGTCAAGCCGCAGGTCCACACCTGGACCTTCCCGGACGGCAAGGTCCTGATCGTCCTCTCCGAGGGCCGTCTGCTGAACCTCGGCAACGCGACCGGTCACCCCTCCTTCGTCATGTCCAACTCCTTCGCGGACCAGACCCTGGCCCAGATCGAGCTGTTCACGAAGCCGGAGGAGTACCCGACCGACGTCTACGTGCTCCCGAAGCACCTCGACGAGAAGGTCGCCCGCCTCCACCTGGCCGCGCTGGGCGTCAAGCTCACGACGCTCCGCCCGGAGCAGGCCGCCTACATCGGCGTCGAGGTCGACGGCCCGTACAAGTCCGACCACTACCGCTACTGA
- a CDS encoding cation diffusion facilitator family transporter gives MSASGGTKAIVAALSANLAIAAAKFVAFLFSGSSSMLAESVHSLADSGNQGLLLLGGKKAQRQATPEHPFGYGRERYIYAFLVSIVLFSVGGMFAVYEGYEKIKHPHPIEAWYWPVGVLVFAIIAEGFSFRTAISESNQTRGTMSWTDFVRRAKAPELPVVLLEDFGALIGLVLALGGVGLSLATDDGVWDGIGTLCIGILLIVIALVLAAETKSLLLGESAGPEQVERIRAAVVDGDTVTGIIHMRTLHLGPEELLVAAKIAVQHDDTATEVANAINAAETRIRAAVPIARVIYLEPDIYSPDAASRGTNPGRSTLAEDAERHAGEPDAAESPAGTDGSGSPGGSDGPGGSDVPGSSGGEGPSGPGH, from the coding sequence ATGAGTGCGTCAGGCGGAACCAAGGCGATCGTGGCGGCACTCTCCGCCAACCTCGCCATCGCGGCGGCCAAATTCGTGGCGTTCCTCTTCAGTGGCTCCTCGTCGATGCTCGCGGAGAGCGTCCACTCGCTCGCCGACTCCGGCAACCAGGGACTCCTGTTGCTCGGCGGGAAGAAGGCGCAACGCCAGGCCACCCCCGAGCACCCCTTCGGCTACGGGCGCGAGAGGTACATCTACGCCTTCCTCGTCTCCATCGTCCTGTTCTCGGTCGGTGGCATGTTCGCGGTCTACGAGGGCTACGAGAAGATCAAGCACCCGCACCCCATCGAGGCCTGGTACTGGCCGGTGGGCGTGCTGGTCTTCGCGATCATCGCCGAGGGATTCTCCTTCCGTACGGCGATCAGTGAGTCCAACCAGACCCGCGGCACGATGAGCTGGACGGACTTCGTCCGCCGCGCCAAGGCCCCCGAGCTCCCCGTCGTCCTGCTGGAGGACTTCGGGGCGCTCATCGGTCTGGTCCTCGCGCTCGGCGGCGTCGGCCTCTCGCTCGCCACCGACGACGGCGTCTGGGACGGCATCGGCACCCTCTGCATCGGCATCCTGCTCATCGTCATCGCGCTCGTGCTCGCCGCTGAGACGAAGTCCCTGCTCCTCGGCGAGTCGGCCGGACCCGAGCAGGTCGAGCGCATCAGGGCCGCCGTCGTCGACGGTGACACGGTGACCGGCATCATCCACATGCGCACGCTCCACCTCGGCCCCGAGGAACTGCTGGTCGCGGCCAAGATCGCGGTCCAGCACGACGACACCGCGACCGAGGTCGCCAACGCGATCAACGCCGCCGAGACCCGCATCCGCGCGGCCGTGCCGATCGCCCGCGTCATCTACCTGGAGCCCGACATCTACAGCCCGGACGCCGCGTCGAGGGGCACCAACCCCGGCCGGTCCACCCTGGCCGAGGACGCCGAGCGGCACGCCGGTGAACCGGACGCCGCGGAGAGCCCGGCCGGTACGGACGGCTCCGGCTCCCCGGGTGGTTCCGACGGCCCGGGCGGCTCCGACGTCCCGGGCAGCTCCGGCGGCGAAGGCCCCTCCGGCCCGGGGCACTGA
- the manA gene encoding mannose-6-phosphate isomerase, class I: MDRLSNTVRPYAWGSTTAIPELLGTPPTGEPQAEMWMGAHPGAPSLLTRDGAELPLDQVIAADPARELGTATVEKFGPRLPFLLKLLAAGAPLSLQVHPDLEQARLGFADEESRGIPLDAPHRTYRDANHKPELICALTPFEGLCGFRRPEEAAALLEALGTDSLKPYADLLRAQPEEAALREVLTAILTADPEEMAATVGEAAAAAERLGGPHAPYAEIARHYPGDAGVIAAMLLNHVRLQPGEALYLGAGVPHAYLDGLGVEIMANSDNVLRCGLTPKHIDVPELLRVVRFEATEPGVLRPEATPSGEEPYETPVDEFRLSRFDLSPGAAPVDLTAATPQILLCTAGALRTGDLDLVPGGSVFVPAGETVETSGNGTLFRATVVA; encoded by the coding sequence ATGGACCGGCTGTCCAACACCGTGCGCCCCTACGCCTGGGGCTCCACCACGGCCATCCCCGAGCTGCTCGGCACCCCGCCCACGGGGGAGCCGCAGGCCGAGATGTGGATGGGCGCCCACCCCGGAGCGCCGTCCCTGCTCACCCGCGACGGCGCCGAACTCCCCCTCGACCAGGTCATCGCCGCCGACCCGGCCCGCGAACTCGGCACCGCGACCGTCGAGAAGTTCGGCCCCCGCCTCCCCTTCCTCCTCAAGCTCCTCGCCGCCGGAGCCCCCCTCTCCCTCCAGGTCCACCCCGACCTGGAGCAGGCCAGGCTCGGCTTCGCCGACGAGGAGTCCCGCGGCATCCCGCTCGACGCCCCCCACCGCACTTACCGGGACGCCAACCACAAGCCCGAACTGATCTGCGCCCTCACTCCGTTCGAGGGCCTCTGCGGTTTCCGCCGGCCCGAAGAGGCCGCAGCCCTCCTGGAGGCGCTCGGCACCGACTCCCTCAAGCCGTATGCGGACCTGCTCCGGGCCCAGCCCGAGGAGGCCGCCCTCCGCGAGGTGCTCACCGCGATCCTCACCGCCGACCCGGAGGAGATGGCCGCGACCGTCGGGGAGGCGGCCGCCGCCGCCGAACGTCTGGGCGGCCCGCACGCCCCCTACGCCGAGATCGCCCGCCACTACCCGGGCGACGCCGGGGTCATCGCCGCGATGCTGCTCAACCACGTGCGGCTGCAGCCCGGCGAGGCGCTCTACCTCGGCGCGGGCGTCCCGCACGCCTACCTCGACGGCCTCGGCGTCGAGATCATGGCCAACTCGGACAACGTCCTGCGCTGCGGACTCACCCCCAAGCACATCGACGTACCCGAACTCCTGCGCGTCGTGCGCTTCGAGGCCACCGAGCCGGGGGTACTGCGCCCCGAGGCGACCCCCTCCGGCGAGGAACCGTACGAGACCCCGGTCGACGAGTTCCGGCTCTCCCGGTTCGACCTCTCGCCCGGCGCCGCCCCCGTCGACCTGACGGCCGCCACCCCGCAGATCCTGCTCTGCACCGCGGGCGCGCTCCGGACCGGCGACCTGGACCTCGTCCCCGGCGGCTCGGTCTTCGTACCGGCGGGTGAAACGGTCGAAACGTCAGGTAACGGCACACTCTTCCGTGCCACCGTGGTGGCCTGA
- a CDS encoding SIS domain-containing protein → MLDETLLDAPDALARADRRGLLRGAAEAGARVRTAALHTAEAGVGALTPEGRPRAVLVAGPGTAAAGVADIVGALAGAAAPVTRIRPTGVAPAGGALRWTLPGWAGPVDLLLIATADGAEPGLSLLAEQAYRRGCSVVAVAPTRSPLREAVERAHGLLVPMAAAPHGEYDAETSAAGPGTLWALLTPLLALLDRVGLVSASDEDLRKIADRLDRTAERCGPAIATYSNPAKTLAAELADTLPLVWTEGEAAGPVGRRFAAVLAELAGRPALTAPLPEALPSHGALLAGDFAAGADPEDFFRDRVEEGEALRARVVLLRDRPTGGLTAAPAARELALGHDTAISELEPDEGSELEALAELLAVTDFAAVYLSLATEPPTGENPA, encoded by the coding sequence ATGCTCGACGAGACGTTGCTCGACGCCCCGGACGCCCTGGCCAGGGCCGACCGGCGAGGGCTTCTGCGCGGTGCCGCCGAGGCCGGCGCCCGCGTCCGTACCGCAGCCCTGCACACCGCCGAGGCCGGCGTCGGCGCGCTGACCCCCGAGGGCAGGCCCCGCGCCGTCCTCGTCGCCGGTCCCGGTACCGCCGCCGCGGGCGTCGCCGACATCGTCGGCGCCCTCGCCGGAGCCGCCGCACCCGTCACCCGCATCCGGCCCACCGGCGTCGCGCCGGCCGGCGGCGCGCTGCGGTGGACGCTGCCCGGCTGGGCCGGACCGGTCGACCTGCTCCTCATCGCCACAGCCGACGGCGCCGAACCCGGCCTCTCGCTCCTCGCCGAACAGGCTTACCGGCGCGGCTGCTCCGTCGTCGCCGTCGCCCCCACCCGCTCACCGCTCCGCGAAGCCGTCGAACGAGCCCACGGGCTCCTCGTGCCCATGGCCGCCGCCCCGCACGGCGAGTACGACGCCGAGACCTCGGCCGCCGGCCCCGGCACCCTCTGGGCACTGCTCACCCCGCTCCTCGCCCTGCTCGACCGGGTGGGGCTGGTCTCCGCGTCCGACGAGGACCTGCGCAAGATCGCCGACCGGCTGGACCGCACCGCCGAACGCTGCGGGCCGGCCATCGCCACGTACAGCAACCCGGCCAAGACCCTCGCCGCCGAGCTCGCCGACACGCTGCCGCTCGTCTGGACCGAGGGCGAGGCGGCGGGCCCGGTCGGCCGACGGTTCGCCGCGGTCCTCGCCGAACTCGCCGGCCGCCCCGCGCTCACCGCGCCGCTCCCCGAAGCCCTGCCCTCGCACGGCGCCCTGCTCGCCGGGGACTTCGCGGCCGGAGCCGACCCCGAGGACTTCTTCCGCGATCGCGTCGAGGAGGGGGAGGCGCTGCGCGCCCGGGTCGTCCTCCTCCGCGACCGGCCCACCGGCGGGCTGACCGCCGCCCCCGCCGCCCGCGAGCTCGCCCTCGGCCACGACACGGCCATCAGCGAACTCGAACCCGACGAGGGCAGCGAACTCGAAGCGCTCGCCGAACTCCTCGCCGTCACCGACTTCGCCGCCGTCTACCTCTCACTGGCCACCGAACCGCCGACCGGGGAGAACCCCGCCTGA
- a CDS encoding Trm112 family protein gives MALEAGLLEILACPACHSPLDDRTADDSPELVCTGADCGLAYPVRDGIPVLLVDEARRPA, from the coding sequence ATGGCGCTCGAAGCCGGCCTTCTGGAGATCCTCGCCTGCCCGGCGTGCCACTCCCCGCTCGACGACCGCACGGCGGACGACAGCCCGGAGCTGGTCTGCACCGGCGCCGACTGCGGTCTGGCCTACCCGGTCCGCGACGGCATCCCGGTACTCCTCGTCGACGAGGCCCGCCGCCCCGCGTGA
- a CDS encoding phosphomannomutase/phosphoglucomutase: protein MVADLSQLVKAYDVRGVVPDQWDEPLAELFGAAFVQVTDADAIVIGHDMRPSSPGLAGAFARGAQARGADVTLIGLCSTDQLYYASGILGVPGAMFTASHNPAQYNGIKMCRAGAAPVGQDTGLAEIRTLVEQWSEHGAPAPAATKGAFAERDTLTDYAAHLLGLVDLTSIRPLKVVVDAGNGMGGHTVPTVFEGLPLDVVPMYFELDGTFPNHEANPLDPANIVDLQARVLAEGADLGLAFDGDADRCFVVDERGAGVSPSAVTALVAERELARNGGKGTVIHNLITSWSVPEVIRENGGTPVRTRVGHSFIKAEMAEHGAIFGGEHSAHYYFRDFWNADTGMLAALHVLAALGGQDGTLSALLTSYDRYTGSGEINSTVADQADRLAAIRAAYADREDVTFDELDGLTVATADWWFNVRASNTEPLLRLNAEARDEATMAAVRDAALALIRA, encoded by the coding sequence GTGGTTGCTGATCTGTCGCAGCTCGTGAAGGCGTACGACGTGCGCGGCGTCGTACCCGACCAGTGGGACGAGCCGCTCGCCGAGCTCTTCGGCGCGGCGTTCGTCCAGGTCACCGACGCGGACGCGATCGTCATCGGTCACGACATGCGCCCCTCGTCGCCCGGCCTCGCCGGCGCCTTCGCGCGCGGCGCCCAGGCCCGCGGCGCCGACGTCACCCTGATCGGACTCTGCTCAACCGACCAGCTGTACTACGCCTCCGGAATCCTCGGCGTGCCCGGCGCGATGTTCACCGCCTCGCACAACCCGGCCCAGTACAACGGCATCAAGATGTGCCGGGCCGGAGCCGCACCGGTCGGCCAGGACACCGGCCTCGCCGAGATCCGCACGCTCGTCGAGCAGTGGTCCGAGCACGGAGCGCCCGCCCCGGCCGCCACCAAGGGCGCGTTCGCCGAGCGCGACACCCTCACCGACTACGCCGCCCACCTCCTCGGGCTCGTGGACCTGACGTCGATCCGCCCGCTCAAGGTCGTCGTGGACGCGGGCAACGGCATGGGCGGCCACACCGTCCCCACCGTCTTCGAGGGCCTCCCGCTCGACGTCGTACCGATGTACTTCGAGCTCGACGGCACCTTCCCGAACCACGAGGCCAACCCCCTCGACCCCGCCAACATCGTGGATCTCCAGGCCCGCGTCCTCGCCGAGGGCGCCGACCTCGGTCTCGCCTTCGACGGCGACGCCGACCGCTGCTTCGTCGTCGACGAACGCGGTGCCGGCGTCTCACCCTCGGCCGTGACCGCACTCGTCGCCGAGCGGGAACTCGCCCGCAACGGCGGCAAGGGCACCGTCATCCACAACCTGATCACCTCGTGGTCCGTACCCGAGGTCATCCGCGAGAACGGCGGCACCCCCGTCCGCACCCGCGTCGGCCACTCCTTCATCAAGGCCGAGATGGCCGAACACGGCGCGATCTTCGGCGGCGAACACTCGGCGCACTACTACTTCCGGGACTTCTGGAACGCCGACACGGGCATGCTCGCCGCCCTCCACGTCCTCGCCGCTCTCGGCGGACAGGACGGCACCCTCTCCGCGCTGCTCACCTCGTACGACCGCTACACCGGCTCCGGCGAGATCAACTCCACCGTCGCCGACCAGGCGGACCGCCTCGCCGCGATCCGCGCCGCGTACGCCGACCGCGAGGACGTGACCTTCGACGAGCTGGACGGCCTCACCGTCGCCACCGCCGACTGGTGGTTCAACGTCCGCGCCTCCAACACCGAACCGCTGCTGCGCCTGAACGCCGAAGCCCGCGACGAGGCCACGATGGCGGCGGTACGGGACGCGGCGCTGGCCCTCATCCGGGCGTAG
- a CDS encoding DUF3499 domain-containing protein gives MSPVRRCSRTACGRPAVATLTYVYADSTAVLGPLATYAEPHCYDLCAEHSERLTAPRGWEVVRLTDSSAPTRHSADDLEALANAVREAARPHDRGQDTTGRGPRTADPVEVARRGHLRVLRSPDS, from the coding sequence GTGAGCCCTGTACGTCGCTGTTCGCGCACCGCGTGCGGCCGTCCTGCCGTCGCGACACTGACGTACGTCTATGCCGACTCGACTGCGGTCCTCGGCCCGCTCGCCACCTACGCCGAGCCCCACTGTTACGACCTCTGCGCCGAACACAGTGAGCGGCTCACCGCGCCCCGGGGCTGGGAGGTGGTCCGGCTCACCGACTCCTCCGCGCCCACCCGCCACAGCGCCGACGATCTCGAAGCGCTGGCCAACGCCGTCCGCGAGGCCGCCCGCCCGCACGACCGGGGCCAGGACACGACCGGCCGGGGGCCGCGTACCGCCGACCCCGTCGAGGTCGCGCGCCGGGGCCACCTGCGGGTCCTGCGTTCCCCCGACTCCTGA
- a CDS encoding metallopeptidase family protein gives MDSSVPSPSPEPRPRRRDRHGRGMRGPVAPPQVPMSVSRSQTFHDLVQASVERLERRWPQLAEVDFMVTDVPSEAEDTVPLGRAVSAVKGQPAQIFVYRRPVEIRAKSRDERALLVHEVVVEQVADLLGLSPESVDPRYGQD, from the coding sequence ATGGACAGTTCCGTACCTTCGCCCTCGCCCGAACCCAGGCCCCGGCGCCGCGACCGCCACGGACGCGGCATGCGCGGGCCGGTGGCACCGCCGCAGGTGCCGATGTCGGTGAGTCGCTCGCAGACGTTCCACGATCTCGTGCAGGCCTCGGTGGAACGCCTGGAGCGGCGCTGGCCGCAGCTCGCCGAGGTGGACTTCATGGTCACGGACGTGCCGTCGGAGGCCGAGGACACCGTGCCCCTGGGGCGCGCGGTCTCGGCGGTGAAGGGGCAGCCCGCGCAGATCTTCGTCTACCGGCGCCCCGTGGAGATCCGGGCGAAGAGCCGGGACGAACGGGCGCTGCTGGTGCACGAGGTCGTGGTGGAGCAGGTCGCGGATCTGCTGGGGCTCTCCCCGGAGTCCGTGGACCCCCGGTACGGGCAGGACTAG
- a CDS encoding DUF5719 family protein, with translation MKSTPLSLIAGTVALAAVTGFAAFNAPGDTAPAKAAAASRLPVERSSLLCPAPSDSELAETAYTSFTPAGKGASGESAAALKQTLPAPADGTTDAGTTDKTDRTEKADDAKAAKAAEAAKKKAEKPVLALKEAGKPVTAEANGADAPALVGTATGALAPGWSTQQTTSVSVGTTRGLLGVSCTAPDTEFWFPGVSTAAKAQDYIHLTNPDDSAAVVDIQLFGPEGDLKADVGDGIAVPGRSSVAMLLSTLTEEAVDGVTAHVTTRSGRVGAVVRGATEDTGSDWLTASADPAATVVMPGIPADATSVQLIAFAPGDDDADLKVQLVGKTATFSPAGNDTLHIKSGMTASVDLKNVTRKEPGSLRLTPSEGDRSTPIVAALRVVRGTGSGQEIAYIPATRPVGARASVADNRSKGSTLSLVAPGATAQVKVTASAGSEGGEQTVKSYTVKGGTTLAFTPPVPAGLKGSYALTVETESGGPVYAARTLALPDDGVQMFTVQTLPDDRGTVEVPAAVQDLTVLDD, from the coding sequence GTGAAGTCCACCCCCCTGTCCCTCATCGCGGGCACCGTCGCCCTCGCCGCCGTCACCGGTTTCGCCGCGTTCAACGCGCCCGGCGACACCGCGCCGGCGAAGGCCGCGGCGGCCTCACGGCTGCCCGTCGAACGGTCCAGCCTGCTCTGCCCGGCGCCCAGCGACTCCGAACTGGCCGAGACCGCGTACACCTCCTTCACCCCTGCGGGGAAGGGCGCGAGCGGGGAGTCGGCCGCAGCGCTGAAGCAGACGCTTCCCGCCCCGGCCGACGGGACGACCGACGCGGGCACCACCGACAAGACCGACAGGACCGAGAAGGCGGACGACGCCAAGGCGGCCAAGGCCGCGGAGGCGGCGAAGAAGAAGGCCGAGAAGCCGGTCCTCGCGCTCAAGGAGGCCGGGAAACCCGTCACGGCCGAGGCGAACGGCGCCGACGCGCCCGCCCTCGTCGGTACCGCCACCGGCGCTCTCGCGCCGGGCTGGAGCACGCAGCAGACCACCTCGGTCAGCGTGGGCACCACCCGGGGACTGCTCGGCGTCAGCTGCACCGCGCCCGACACGGAGTTCTGGTTCCCCGGCGTCAGCACCGCCGCGAAGGCGCAGGACTACATCCACCTGACCAACCCGGACGACAGCGCGGCCGTCGTCGACATCCAGCTGTTCGGCCCGGAGGGCGACCTCAAGGCGGACGTCGGCGACGGGATCGCCGTTCCCGGGCGGTCCAGCGTGGCGATGCTGCTCTCCACCCTGACCGAGGAGGCCGTCGACGGCGTCACCGCCCACGTCACCACCCGCAGCGGCCGGGTCGGCGCGGTGGTCCGGGGTGCCACCGAGGACACCGGAAGCGACTGGCTCACCGCCTCCGCGGACCCCGCCGCCACGGTGGTGATGCCCGGCATCCCCGCCGACGCCACCTCGGTCCAGCTGATCGCGTTCGCGCCCGGCGACGACGACGCGGACCTCAAGGTCCAACTGGTGGGGAAGACGGCGACCTTCTCACCGGCCGGCAACGACACCCTGCACATCAAGTCCGGGATGACCGCGAGCGTCGACCTGAAGAACGTCACCCGCAAGGAGCCGGGCTCGCTGCGACTGACGCCGTCCGAGGGCGACCGGTCCACCCCGATCGTGGCCGCGCTGCGCGTGGTGCGGGGGACCGGCTCCGGCCAGGAGATCGCGTACATCCCGGCCACCCGGCCGGTCGGGGCGCGGGCGAGCGTCGCCGACAACCGGTCCAAGGGCTCGACCCTCTCGCTCGTCGCGCCCGGCGCCACCGCCCAGGTGAAGGTCACCGCCTCGGCGGGCAGCGAGGGGGGCGAACAGACCGTCAAGTCGTACACGGTCAAGGGCGGCACGACCCTCGCGTTCACCCCGCCCGTCCCGGCCGGACTCAAGGGCTCGTACGCGCTGACGGTGGAGACGGAGTCGGGCGGCCCGGTCTACGCCGCCCGCACGCTCGCCCTCCCGGACGACGGCGTGCAGATGTTCACCGTGCAGACGCTGCCGGACGACCGGGGCACGGTCGAAGTCCCGGCCGCGGTGCAGGACCTGACGGTGCTGGACGACTGA